The following proteins are co-located in the Imtechella halotolerans genome:
- a CDS encoding HEAT repeat domain-containing protein, which yields MIPELLMHYLKYYLVPLLAMLLLSLVVVLVYNRIRYVLFLQRKRICLPIIATFLTDLTFSDLEKNELEAAVLDFKKKHPYHKEWFKRLVLSSIIDLSQNLKGDLVYNVRDIYVAFDLHKNSLKLIKSADWYQNCKGIFHFQTLHFKHGQKYIKPYISAKNEVLRSNAFIAHLYLTSEPLDFLVDYKYEISSVNEYKAVDVFYMKHAPIPKNIDRWLDAANDSIVILGIKVMVFYNYIGAAEKMITLLKHPNNRVLVEAIIAIRELYLLDAEEQLQLVFRDNNTIVQTEILKSLAVIGTEKTVSFISELVLDESIGDNVKLESLRTLKAVDHTNYDSNFTDSTQIEQMKKHINSPYL from the coding sequence ATGATTCCAGAACTTTTAATGCATTATTTAAAATACTATTTAGTGCCTTTGTTGGCAATGTTATTGCTGTCATTAGTGGTTGTTTTGGTATACAACCGTATACGGTATGTCCTTTTTCTACAAAGAAAGCGAATTTGTTTACCTATAATAGCTACTTTTTTAACAGACCTTACCTTTTCTGATCTTGAGAAAAATGAACTGGAGGCAGCAGTTTTAGATTTTAAAAAAAAACATCCTTATCATAAAGAATGGTTTAAAAGGCTTGTCTTATCTTCTATAATTGATTTAAGTCAAAACTTGAAGGGCGATTTAGTCTATAATGTGAGGGATATTTATGTGGCTTTTGATCTCCATAAAAATAGTTTGAAATTGATAAAAAGTGCTGACTGGTATCAAAATTGTAAAGGTATATTTCATTTTCAGACACTTCATTTTAAACATGGTCAGAAGTATATTAAACCGTATATATCTGCCAAAAACGAAGTGTTGCGTTCAAATGCTTTTATTGCCCACTTATATTTAACTTCTGAACCATTGGATTTTCTTGTCGATTATAAGTATGAGATTTCTAGTGTCAATGAGTATAAAGCGGTGGATGTGTTTTATATGAAACATGCTCCAATTCCTAAGAATATTGACCGTTGGTTGGATGCTGCTAATGATTCCATAGTTATATTAGGCATTAAGGTCATGGTGTTTTATAATTACATTGGGGCGGCTGAGAAAATGATTACTTTACTGAAGCATCCGAATAATAGGGTGCTTGTAGAGGCTATTATAGCTATCCGTGAATTGTACCTACTAGATGCAGAGGAACAATTACAATTGGTGTTTAGAGATAATAATACTATTGTACAAACAGAAATATTGAAGTCCTTGGCCGTGATAGGAACAGAAAAAACAGTTTCCTTCATTAGTGAGCTCGTTCTTGATGAATCTATTGGAGATAATGTTAAGCTGGAGAGTCTTCGTACTTTAAAGGCTGTTGACCATACCAATTATGACTCGAATTTTACCGATAGTACCCA